In Candidatus Thermodiscus eudorianus, a single genomic region encodes these proteins:
- the pfdA gene encoding prefoldin subunit alpha codes for MAQEAKTTQVNKVEEELRTLFGQAESLRQQIATIDATILDLATVLETLDYIKEKGSDKTVLVPIGAGNFIRAKIVDTSHVIMGVGGRLSVEATMDEAKELINERIRALEQLRLDLRRKLEELNARISELVAEMQKPEEAGG; via the coding sequence ATGGCCCAGGAGGCAAAGACCACCCAGGTAAACAAGGTCGAGGAGGAGCTTAGAACCCTCTTCGGCCAGGCCGAGAGCCTAAGGCAGCAGATAGCTACGATAGACGCCACGATACTGGACCTAGCCACCGTGCTAGAGACCCTAGACTACATAAAGGAGAAGGGGAGCGACAAGACGGTACTAGTACCCATAGGGGCAGGGAACTTCATACGCGCGAAGATAGTCGACACCAGCCACGTGATAATGGGAGTAGGAGGAAGACTCAGCGTAGAAGCCACCATGGACGAGGCGAAGGAGCTAATCAACGAGAGGATAAGGGCGCTCGAACAGCTGAGGCTAGACCTGAGGAGGAAGCTTGAGGAGCTCAACGCCAGGATAAGCGAGCTCGTAGCGGAGATGCAGAAGCCTGAGGAGGCCGGGGGCTAA